A part of Rattus norvegicus strain BN/NHsdMcwi chromosome 4, GRCr8, whole genome shotgun sequence genomic DNA contains:
- the Depp1 gene encoding protein DEPP isoform X1, which translates to MRSRLLLPVPHLPTIRETSEELSHGAPGQEPPASPSLDDYVRCICQLAQPTSVVDKATAWSPPNRSCRPAWPREKRHQSESLEDSSPCFSSLQPTLPAPGTDNPLDWLFGKSQEQQTDRRDLPNRTGSSGHWGVHRQMGKDSGRPSEARVPEYSLGRKPGHRHQTSNLKSWTSRKPCQALASVSSSRPSSILGTLYLHLPVIHEL; encoded by the coding sequence ATGAGGTCCcgccttctgctgcctgtgcccCATTTGCCAACGATTCGGGAAACTTCAGAGGAGCTATCGCATGGGGCACCTGGGCAGGAGCCTCCAGCCTCTCCCAGCCTGGATGACTATGTCAGGTGTATTTGTCAGCTGGCACAGCCTACCTCAGTGGTGGACAAGGCCACAGCCTGGAGCCCTCCCAACAGATCCTGCCGGCCAGCCTGGCCTAGAGAGAAGAGGCACCAGTCCGAGTCTCTAGAAGATAGTTCTCCTTGCTTCAGCAGCCTACAGCCCACACTGCCCGCTCCCGGCACTGACAACCCTCTGGACTGGCTCTTTGGAAAGTCACAGGAACAGCAGACAGATAGAAGAGATCTACCCAACAGGACCGGTTCTTCAGGTCACTGGGGTGTGCACAGACAGATGGGCAAGGACTCGGGGAGGCCTTCTGAGGCCAGGGTACCTGAGTACTCCCTGGGAAGAAAGCCAGGGCACAGGCACCAGACCTCCAACCTGAAAAGCTGGACTTCTAGAAAGCCCTGCCAGGCCTTAGCATCCGTCTCCAGCTCTCGCCCCAGCAGCATCCTAGGCACTCTCTATTTGCATCTCCCAGTGATTCATGAACTCTAA
- the Rassf4 gene encoding ras association domain-containing protein 4 isoform X1, which produces MKEDCSPSSHVPISDSKFILKSELLSLLKTYNCYHEGRSFQLRHREEEGTLIIEGLLNIAWGLRRPIRLQMQDDRERVHLPSATWVPERLSYLQKDASPQDSKVPAEEPSTQPANKGEVSRDGSGPLQEEEEEVPQLMRTKSDASCIIQRRCKSRAPGEAQKIRRHRFSINGHFYNHKTSVFTPAYGSVTNVRVNSTMTTQQVLTLLLNKFRVEDGPSEFALYTVHESGEQTKLKDCEYPLISRILHGPCEKIVKIFLMEADLSEEVPHDVAQYIKFEMPVLDSFVEKLKEEEEREIIKLTMKFQALRLTMQQRLEQLVEAK; this is translated from the exons ATGAAGGAAGATTGCTCGCCCAGTTCTCATGTGCCCATCAGCGACAGCAAGTTCATTCTAAA gTCAGAGCTCTTAAGCCTGCTTAAAACCTACAACTGCTACCACGAGGGCAGGAGCTTCCAGCTAAGACACCGAGAG GAAGAAGGGACTCTGATCATCGAAGGACTCCTCAACATCGCCTGGGGACTTAGACGGCCCATCCGGCTCCAGATGCAGGATGATCGGGAACGAGTGCACCTGCCTTCTGCCACATGGGTGCCTGAGCGGCTCAGTTACCTCCA AAAGGACGCTTCACCCCAGGACAGCAAGGTCCCTGCTGAGGAGCCTAGCACTCAACCTGCAAATAAGGGAGAGGTttccagagatggctcag GACCCctgcaggaagaagaggaggaggtccCGCAGCTTATGCGGACAAAGAGTGATGCCAGCTGTATAATCCAGAGGAGGTGCAAATCCCGGGCACCGGGCGAGGCCCAGAAGATTCGACGGCACCGGTTCTCCATCAATGGGCACTTTTATAACCACAAG ACCTCGGTGTTCACGCCTGCCTATGGGTCTGTGACCAACGTCCGGGTTAACAGCACTATGACCACCCAGCAGGTACTCACCCTGCTGCTAAACAAGTTCCGG GTAGAAGATGGCCCCAGTGAGTTCGCACTCTACACCGTCCATGAGTCTGGGG AGCAGACAAAATTGAAAGATTGTGAGTACCCACTGATATCCAGAATCCTGCATGGGCCCTGTGAGAAAATTGTCAAGATCTTCTTGATGGAAGCTGACTTGAGTGAGGAAGTGCCCCATGAT GTTGCCCAGTACATTAAGTTCGAAATGCCAGTTCTGGACAGCTTTgttgaaaaattaaaagaagaggaggagagagaaataatcaaactgaccATGAA GTTCCAAGCTTTGCGCCTGACAATGCAGCAGCGTCTGGAACAGCTGGTGGAGGCCAAGTAA
- the Rassf4 gene encoding ras association domain-containing protein 4 isoform X2, with product MKEDCSPSSHVPISDSKFILKSELLSLLKTYNCYHEGRSFQLRHREEEGTLIIEGLLNIAWGLRRPIRLQMQDDRERVHLPSATWVPERLSYLQKDASPQDSKVPAEEPSTQPANKGEVSRDGSGPLQEEEEEVPQLMRTKSDASCIIQRRCKSRAPGEAQKIRRHRFSINGHFYNHKTSVFTPAYGSVTNVRVNSTMTTQQVLTLLLNKFRVEDGPSEFALYTVHESGEQTKLKDCEYPLISRILHGPCEKIVKIFLMEADLSEEVPHDVPSFAPDNAAASGTAGGGQVTSQSLPFVIPVVASTHGISGTQP from the exons ATGAAGGAAGATTGCTCGCCCAGTTCTCATGTGCCCATCAGCGACAGCAAGTTCATTCTAAA gTCAGAGCTCTTAAGCCTGCTTAAAACCTACAACTGCTACCACGAGGGCAGGAGCTTCCAGCTAAGACACCGAGAG GAAGAAGGGACTCTGATCATCGAAGGACTCCTCAACATCGCCTGGGGACTTAGACGGCCCATCCGGCTCCAGATGCAGGATGATCGGGAACGAGTGCACCTGCCTTCTGCCACATGGGTGCCTGAGCGGCTCAGTTACCTCCA AAAGGACGCTTCACCCCAGGACAGCAAGGTCCCTGCTGAGGAGCCTAGCACTCAACCTGCAAATAAGGGAGAGGTttccagagatggctcag GACCCctgcaggaagaagaggaggaggtccCGCAGCTTATGCGGACAAAGAGTGATGCCAGCTGTATAATCCAGAGGAGGTGCAAATCCCGGGCACCGGGCGAGGCCCAGAAGATTCGACGGCACCGGTTCTCCATCAATGGGCACTTTTATAACCACAAG ACCTCGGTGTTCACGCCTGCCTATGGGTCTGTGACCAACGTCCGGGTTAACAGCACTATGACCACCCAGCAGGTACTCACCCTGCTGCTAAACAAGTTCCGG GTAGAAGATGGCCCCAGTGAGTTCGCACTCTACACCGTCCATGAGTCTGGGG AGCAGACAAAATTGAAAGATTGTGAGTACCCACTGATATCCAGAATCCTGCATGGGCCCTGTGAGAAAATTGTCAAGATCTTCTTGATGGAAGCTGACTTGAGTGAGGAAGTGCCCCATGAT GTTCCAAGCTTTGCGCCTGACAATGCAGCAGCGTCTGGAACAGCTGGTGGAGGCCAAGTAACTAGCCAGAGCTTGCCTTTTGTGATTCCCGTGGTAGCAAGTACACATGGAATCTCAGGGACCCAGCCCTAA
- the Rassf4 gene encoding ras association domain-containing protein 4 isoform X3 — protein MQDDRERVHLPSATWVPERLSYLQKDASPQDSKVPAEEPSTQPANKGEVSRDGSGPLQEEEEEVPQLMRTKSDASCIIQRRCKSRAPGEAQKIRRHRFSINGHFYNHKTSVFTPAYGSVTNVRVNSTMTTQQVLTLLLNKFRVEDGPSEFALYTVHESGEQTKLKDCEYPLISRILHGPCEKIVKIFLMEADLSEEVPHDVAQYIKFEMPVLDSFVEKLKEEEEREIIKLTMKFQALRLTMQQRLEQLVEAK, from the exons ATGCAGGATGATCGGGAACGAGTGCACCTGCCTTCTGCCACATGGGTGCCTGAGCGGCTCAGTTACCTCCA AAAGGACGCTTCACCCCAGGACAGCAAGGTCCCTGCTGAGGAGCCTAGCACTCAACCTGCAAATAAGGGAGAGGTttccagagatggctcag GACCCctgcaggaagaagaggaggaggtccCGCAGCTTATGCGGACAAAGAGTGATGCCAGCTGTATAATCCAGAGGAGGTGCAAATCCCGGGCACCGGGCGAGGCCCAGAAGATTCGACGGCACCGGTTCTCCATCAATGGGCACTTTTATAACCACAAG ACCTCGGTGTTCACGCCTGCCTATGGGTCTGTGACCAACGTCCGGGTTAACAGCACTATGACCACCCAGCAGGTACTCACCCTGCTGCTAAACAAGTTCCGG GTAGAAGATGGCCCCAGTGAGTTCGCACTCTACACCGTCCATGAGTCTGGGG AGCAGACAAAATTGAAAGATTGTGAGTACCCACTGATATCCAGAATCCTGCATGGGCCCTGTGAGAAAATTGTCAAGATCTTCTTGATGGAAGCTGACTTGAGTGAGGAAGTGCCCCATGAT GTTGCCCAGTACATTAAGTTCGAAATGCCAGTTCTGGACAGCTTTgttgaaaaattaaaagaagaggaggagagagaaataatcaaactgaccATGAA GTTCCAAGCTTTGCGCCTGACAATGCAGCAGCGTCTGGAACAGCTGGTGGAGGCCAAGTAA